A portion of the Mustela erminea isolate mMusErm1 chromosome 19, mMusErm1.Pri, whole genome shotgun sequence genome contains these proteins:
- the WFDC1 gene encoding WAP four-disulfide core domain protein 1 yields the protein MWEEMPFSSRRRGSGRRKVIWALCFLLLLLEAGSAKNLWKRALHTRLAEKSRAEEATGPRQPRADRCPPPPRSLPPGACQAARCQADSECPRHRRCCYNGCAYACLEAVPPPPVLDWLVQPKPRWLGGNGWLLDGPEEVLQAEACSTTEDGAEPLLCPSGYECHILSPGDAAEGIPNRGQCVKQRRQADGRVLRHKFYKEYPEGDSKNVAEPGKGPQRHFS from the exons ATGTGGGAGGAAATGCCATTTTCCAGCCGCAGGAGGGGCAGCGGCCGAAGGAAGGTcatctgggctctgtgcttcctgctgcttctcctcgAAGCCGGCTCTGCCAAGAATCTCTGGAAACGGGCATTGCACACGAGGCTGGCCGAGAAGTCCCGC GCCGAGGAGGCGACCGGGCCCCGGCAGCCCCGCGCCGACCGCTGCCCGCCGCCACCGCGCTCGCTGCCCCCCGGCGCCTGCCAGGCGGCGCGCTGCCAGGCCGACTCCGAGTGCCCGCGGCACCGGCGCTGCTGCTACAACGGCTGTGCCTACGCCTGCCTGGAGGCCGTGCCGCCCCCGCCAG ttttagACTGGCTGGTGCAGCCGAAACCTCGATGGCTTGGTGGCAACGGCTGGCTTCTGGATGGCCCTGAGGAGGTGCTGCAAG CCGAGGCCTGCAGCACCACGGAAGATGGGGCGGaacccctcctctgcccctcaggCTACGAGTGCCACATCCTGAGCCCTGGGGATGCGGCCGAGGGCATCCCCAACCGCGGGCAGTGTGTCAAGCAGCGCCGGCAGGCAG ATGGGCGAGTCCTCCGACACAAATTTTACAAAGAATACCCag AGGGAGATTCTAAGAATGTGGCGGAGCCTGGGAAAGGACCCCAGAGGCACTTTTCATAA